The window CCTCGGCCGCCGGACGGATCCAGGAGATCCCCGAGCTGCTGGCCCGCGAGGCGCACGACTGGATCTCCACCCCCAAGCGCGGCCAGGCGTCCTTCGCCTACTACGCCCGCCGCGCCCTGCGCGCCGGCCACGGCGACGCACTCGACTCCCTCACCCCGGAAGGCGGTCGCTGACATGGCCGGTCCGACCCTGGAAGGGATCATCGCCTACCCGGTGACCCCGTTCTCCCCCACCGACGGCGGTCTCGACACCGCACGCCTGGGCACCCTGATCGACCGGCTGGTCGAGGCCGGCTGCCACGCCGTCGCCCCGCTCGGCTCGACCGGGGAGAGCGCCTACCTCGACGACCAGGAGTGGTTCACCGCCGCCGAGGCCTCGGTGGCGGCGGTGGCCGGGCGGGTGCCCACCGTGGTGGGCATCGCGGAGCTCACCACCCGCAAGGCCGTCCGCCGGGCCCGGTTCGCCGAACAGGTCGGCGCCGACGCCGTGATGGTCCTGCCGCTGTCGTACTGGAAGCTGGACGAACGCGAGATCGTCCGCCACTTCACCGAGGTCGCGGGCGCCGTCTCCGTCCCCGTGATGATCTACAACAACCCGGCCACCAGCGGCGTCGACCTCTCCCCCGAGCTGATGGTCTCGCTGGTCGAACGGGTCGAGAACATCACCATGGTGAAGGAGAGCAGCGGCGACGTGCAGCGGATGCACCGGCTCAGCCAGCTCACCGGCGGCGAGCTGCCGTTCTTCAACGGCAGCAACCCGCTGGCCCTGGAGGCGTTCGCCGCCGGCGCCGCCGGCTGGTGCACCGCCGCGCCCGGCCTGATACCCGAGGCGGTGCTCGAACTCCACCGGGCGGTGCGGGTCGGCGACCTGGACGCCGCCCGGCAGTCCTTCTACCGCCAGCTGCCGCTCCTGCAGTTCATCCTGCGGGGCGGCCTGCCCACCACCGTGAAGGCCGGCCTGGCCCTGCGCGGGCTGGACGTCGGCGAGCCGCGCCGACCGCTGCTGCCGCTGGACGACGAACGCACCCGCCACCTGGCAGAGTTGCTCGCGACACTGGATTGACGAGGCGTCAGGGCAGGCTGGGAACCCGGTCCGACGGGCCGGCCGGATCGTCGTGGATCACCACGAGGATCGCGGCCGGCTCCGGACCGGTGCTCCGGCAGCGGTGCGGCAGCGCCGAGTTGAAGTAGACGCTGTCCCCCGGGGCGAGCCGGACCGTCCGCTCGGGGAACTCCAGCTCGACCGCCCCGGCGTGGACGAAGAAGAACTCCTCACCCGCGTGCGACTTGAAGGGCGAGTCGCCCAGCTCCAGCGGCGGGTACATCATGAACGGCACCATCCGCTTGCCGCTGAGACCGGTCGCGATGCCCTCGTAGTGCGGGGCGCCGGGGCCCGTGCCGCCGGCCATCGGCGTCCGCTCGCCGGCCCGGACCACCGTGATCAGCTCGGGCTCCACGTCCTCCGCGAACAGGCGGCCGACGTCGACCTTCAGCGCGTGCGCCAGCTTGAGCGCGGTCGAGATGGAGGGGTCGCTGAGCCCCCGCTCCACCTTGGAGAGGTAGCTCTTGGTCACCCCGACCTGGGCCGCCAGCGCCTCCAGGCTCAGCCGGTTCTGCTTTCTCAGCACTCTCACGCGGCTGCTCATGCGGTACCTCTCGCCCCGGAACGTCCGGTCCAGTATCCCATCGCGCCCGGCCCCGCCGCCCCGGGGCCGGGCGGCGGGTGCGGCCGGGCGGCGGGTGCGGCCGGGCGGACGCGTCAGTGGCCCGCGATGTCGTCCGGGCGGACGGCGATGTGGTCGGCGCCCAGGTCCACCGCGACCCGGTGCTCCATCCCCAGCGCCTCCAGGAACTTGACCGGCAGCTGCACCCGGCCGGTCCGGTCGAGCATCACGTACTCGGTCTCGTTCACCGACTCCTCGCCGTACTCGTCGGTCACCGTCCGCCGCAGCACCTCACTGCTGGTACGGCCGTCCCGGATCGCGACCGTGCGGCGCACCTCACCGGCGACCATCGGGTCGTGGGTGACGATGACGACGGTGGCACCCAGCTCGCGGTTGACCGTGCGGAAGGTCTCGAAGATCCCCGCCGCGGTCTCGGAGTCGAGCTCACCGGTCGGCTCGTCGGCGAGCAGGACGGGCGGGTTGTTGGCCATGCCGACGGCGATCGCCACCCGCTGCTGCTGGCCGCCGGAGAGCTCACCCGGGCGCCGGTGCGCGAGGTCGCCCAGCTCCATCGCCTCCAGGAGCTCGGCGACCCGGGCCGCCTGCTGCCGGGAGCGGGCCGCGCCGCCGCCGCGGCCCCGCAGCTGCATCGGCAGCGCGATGTTCTCGGCCGCGGTGAGGAACGGCAGCAGGTTGCGGGCGGTCTGCTGCCAGATGAACCCCACCACCTCGCGCCGGTACCGCAGCCGCTCCCGCGCCGACATCTCCAGCAGGTCGCAGCCCGCCACGGTGGCCGTCCCCGCGGTCGGCATGTCCAGCCCCGCCAGGATCGTCAGCAGCGTCGACTTCCCGCTGCCCGACGCGCCCACCAGGGCCACCAGGTCGCCCTGACGGATCGTCAGCTCAAGGCCCTGGAGCGCCTGCACCTCCACACCCTCGGCGCTGAAGATCCGCACCAGGCGCTCGCAGACGATCGCCGCGTCCCCCGCGACCACCCGCGGCGCCGAGGCCGCCAGCGCCCGCTCCCGCAACTCGTCGAGCGTCGGGCCCTCGACGACCGCCCCGCCCTCGGACACACTGCTCACCACTGATCTCCTGTCGCCGCTGCTGCGCCTGGGTGCGCTCCTGGTCGCGATCGCCACGTGCTGGTTCCCCTGCCGAACGCCCGGCCGGGGGCTCCGCCACCGCCGAACGCGCCGCTGCCGAACGCCCCGCCGTCGGCCGGTGGCCGCGCGGGCCGGGTGACGGTCATCGCTGGTCCCCCGCCCGCAGTTCGGTGCTGATCTGGCGCCGGCCGGAGATCAGCGCCTCGGCCAGCACACCCGCGGTGACCAGCGCCGCCAGACCGAGGACCTGGAACAGCACCGGCAGCGGCGCCGGCCGCAGCCCGGTCGGAACCGGTGCGCCGACCAACGCGGACAGGTCGATCGCCGGACCGAGCAGGGCGACCGCGATCCACGCCACCACGCCGCCGCCGACGGCCGCGACCAGGGTCTGCGGCAGCGTCTCGGCCACGATCAACGCGAGCCCCTGCCGGGGCCGCAGCCCCATGGTGCGCAGCCGTGCCAGCACGGCCGCCCGCTCCGGAGCCGCCCGGAGCAGCGTCAGCAGGACGGCGAGCAGCGCGAACCCGGCAGCGCCGATCACCGCCGCCCAGAACAGCCGGGCCGCCGAGTGCTGCAACGGGTCGTTCGCCAGCTCGGCGGAGCGGGCGGCACTGGTGCGGACCAGGTACCCGGTCGGCACCGCGTCGGCGTCGGACTCGGCCGGTGCCTGGGCCGCCGGGGCGGTCCCGGACGGCGAAGGCGCGGCGGTCGGCCCGGGCGTCGACGCCGAGGCCGAGGCCGACACCGCGGCGCCCTCCGGGGAGCCGTCGCGCGGCTGCACCGGTGCCAGCTCGCGCATCAGCCCCTTCAGCTGCCGCTCGTCGATGTCGCCGGTGGCGAACCACAGGTTGGCACGCTTGAGTTCGGGAAAGCGCGCGGTCGAGGGGCCGGCCGGGAGCACCACGAAGCGTCGGGTGGAGCTCTCAAGTGCCGGGGTGCCGTCGAGGGTACCGGCCGACCTGGCGAGCAGCTCCCACCCGTTGGGCATCCGCAGCCGGTAGCCCCCGTCACCGATCCTCCGCGCGAGTTCGGTGCTGAACAGGGCCGGTACGGGGGTGTCGATCCCGCCGTCGTCACCCGCGAGGACGGCCGGGTCGAAGGCGCCGCGACCGACGGCCCGGGACAGCTCGGCGTACGTCCCCGGGTCCACGACCAGGGTGCTGACCCGGATCGGCCCGGCGTCGCTGCCCAGCAGGAACACGTCGTTGTCCCACCACACGGCGGTGGCCGTCCGCACCCCGGGCAGCGCGCCGGCCGCCGTGAGGAAGCCGGGCGGGAGCACGGCGCCGGTCGGTGCTCCGACGACCGCGTCGCCACCGACCGCGCTCCGGACGGCCTGCGCCCGGCCACGGTCGACGGCGTCCAGCACGGTGGCGCCGAAGCCGGCCGTCGTGACCGCCAGCATCAGCGCGAACACCGGCAGCACCGACGGACGCGGCCGGCCGCCCGATCCCCGCGCGGCCCGCGCCAGGCCCAGGAAGCCGACCACCCCCGAACCCCGGCCCGCCGCCCGCGCCAACAGGCCAACCAGCACGGGCTGCACCCGGGCCAGCACCAGCCCACCCGTCAGCGCCAACAGCAACGGCGCCGCCACCAGCAACGGGTCCAGCCCGTCGCCGGGCGGCACCACACCCCGGCGCCGGACCTCCAGCACCGCCGCGACCGTCACCGCCCCGACCACCAGCTCACCCACCAGCCGGCGCCAGCCACCCGGCGCACGCCGCGCCGACCACAGCAGCGCCGCCCGGACCGGCAGACCCAGCGCCGCGAGCAGCAGCACCACCAGCGCCGCGACCATCGATCCCCACCACCGGGGGGTCGGCAGCCACCACCACACCAGTCCGGTCGCCACCACCGCGGCCGGCACCACGGTCACCGCGCCCTCGCCGAGCAACCGCCGCACCACCCCGCCCCGCGAACCGCCGCGGGCCTGCAGCAGCGCCAGCTCACCGTGCCGCCGGTCCCCGGCCAGCCCCGCCGCCAGGCAGAGCACCACCACGGCCACCCCGGCCAGCCCGGCCGGACCGACCGCCGCCAACGGCGCCGCCGCGTCACGGCGCGCCACCGCCTGCCCGAACAGCTCGGGCAGCTCCGAGCCGACCCGCAGGTCCTCGCGGCCGGTCAGCGTGGTGAGGCGCAGCGCCGTGGAGCCGGCGAGGTAGGAGGAGATCTCCTCCTTGGTCCGGTCCAGCTGGTCGGCGCGCAGGGCGGCGGTGTCGACCGGCAGCCGCCAGAAGTCCGTCGCGCCGCCGCCCCACGGGGCGATCCGGTCCGTCGCGCCGGGGGAGACCACACCGCCGGTGCGCCATTTGACCTTGGCGGTGGCCTCCCGACAGGCCCGCTCGGGGCACGGCAGGCCCACCCAGTACGGGTCGTCGGGGTCGTTGGCCACGTAGACGCCGACCACATCGGCCCGGACCGGCTCGCCGGTGAGCGAGGATCCGGCGTCGACGAGGTCGCCGAGGTGCATGCCGATGGTGTCGGCGGCGGCCTTGCTGATCGCGATCGGCACCGGGCCGTCGCCACCGCCGGCGCCGGGCCACTGGCCGGCCACCAGGGTGACCCGGTCGGTGAGGCCGTGCAGCGAGACCAGGTCGAGCTGGGGCGGCACCTCGTCGGGGCGTGCGTACCCGGTGTTGAGCATCGGGCGCGACTTGTTGCTGCGCGTTCCGTAGACCGGGCCGCTCGCCGCGAACCGGAAGGTCTCGTTCGGGTAGGAGGCGAGCTTCGCCGCCACCCTGTCCAGGTCGGCGGCGTCGTACTGGTGGCGCCCGGTGGCCAGCAGGCTGGTCCAGGACGGGCCTCGGTCGTGCAGGAACTCGCGCAGCGCGTCGTCGGTGCCCCGGTCGACGGCGCGCGGGAAGGCGGCGGCCAGCAGGACGGTGACGAAGGCCAGCGCGGCCATCAGCGCGGCGGCCAGCGGCGCCGTCCGCAGCCTGGTCCGCACCCAGGGCGCGGGGCGGTGCTCCGGCCTCGGCGCAGGGCGGGGGGTACCGGTGTCGGCCGGGGTGGTCACATCTCCTCCACGTACCGCAGCCGGGCGGCCACGTCTCGACGGCGGCGGCGCCCACTCAGGGAGGCCGACAGCAGGGCAACGGCCGTGATCGCGGCCGCGAGCAGCAGGGCCGGGCCCAACGGCAGGTCGACCAGCACCTCGGGCACCGGACGGTGGGCGGACGGGGTGAGCACCACCAGCGGCACCACCAGGTGGACGGTCAGGGCGCCCAGGGCCAGCCCGACCAAGCTGCCCAGCGCGACCAGCACGCCCTGCTCGGCGGCGACCGTCCGGCTCAGCCGGCGCCGCGGGGTGCCGAGCGCGAGCAGCACGGTGAACTCCCCCGCGCGTTCGCGGGCCGAGGCCGCCGCCGCCGCGGCGAAGCCGATCGCCGCCAGCACGGCGCTGACCAGGGCGATCGCGGCGAGCGCGTTCTGCGGCGCGGCACCGATCGGGTCCGCGAGCAGCTCAGCCGCCACCTCGTCGCGGACCACCAGCTGCTGCCCCCCCGGTTCGGCGCGCAGCTTCGCGGCGGCCGCGGCCGGCACCCCGTCCCCCGGCCCGGTGGCGGGCAGCCACCACTCGGAGACGGCCGGCAGCTGCCGGCCGCCCGCGCCGATCTGCCGCGCGACGGTGGCCAGGTCGACGACGACCGCCCGGTCCCCGACCACCGGCAGCGACTCGACCACGCCCGTCACCTCGACCTGCAGCGTGACGCTCGCGAACGGCACCTGGACGAGGTCGCCGACCGCCGCTCCCACCGCGGTCAGATAGGCGCGGGTGGCGACCCCGGAGATCCCCTTCGGAGCCGGGGCGCCGGCGGGGGCGACGATGGCCTCCGCGCTGTTCCTGCCGCCGTG of the Kitasatospora sp. NBC_01246 genome contains:
- a CDS encoding helix-turn-helix domain-containing protein translates to MRVLRKQNRLSLEALAAQVGVTKSYLSKVERGLSDPSISTALKLAHALKVDVGRLFAEDVEPELITVVRAGERTPMAGGTGPGAPHYEGIATGLSGKRMVPFMMYPPLELGDSPFKSHAGEEFFFVHAGAVELEFPERTVRLAPGDSVYFNSALPHRCRSTGPEPAAILVVIHDDPAGPSDRVPSLP
- a CDS encoding ABC transporter ATP-binding protein, which codes for MSSVSEGGAVVEGPTLDELRERALAASAPRVVAGDAAIVCERLVRIFSAEGVEVQALQGLELTIRQGDLVALVGASGSGKSTLLTILAGLDMPTAGTATVAGCDLLEMSARERLRYRREVVGFIWQQTARNLLPFLTAAENIALPMQLRGRGGGAARSRQQAARVAELLEAMELGDLAHRRPGELSGGQQQRVAIAVGMANNPPVLLADEPTGELDSETAAGIFETFRTVNRELGATVVIVTHDPMVAGEVRRTVAIRDGRTSSEVLRRTVTDEYGEESVNETEYVMLDRTGRVQLPVKFLEALGMEHRVAVDLGADHIAVRPDDIAGH
- a CDS encoding dihydrodipicolinate synthase family protein; translation: MAGPTLEGIIAYPVTPFSPTDGGLDTARLGTLIDRLVEAGCHAVAPLGSTGESAYLDDQEWFTAAEASVAAVAGRVPTVVGIAELTTRKAVRRARFAEQVGADAVMVLPLSYWKLDEREIVRHFTEVAGAVSVPVMIYNNPATSGVDLSPELMVSLVERVENITMVKESSGDVQRMHRLSQLTGGELPFFNGSNPLALEAFAAGAAGWCTAAPGLIPEAVLELHRAVRVGDLDAARQSFYRQLPLLQFILRGGLPTTVKAGLALRGLDVGEPRRPLLPLDDERTRHLAELLATLD